From the Megasphaera vaginalis (ex Bordigoni et al. 2020) genome, one window contains:
- the pdxS gene encoding pyridoxal 5'-phosphate synthase lyase subunit PdxS, with protein sequence MTTETTKGSNRYELNKELAQMLKGGVIMDVTTPEQAKIAEAAGACAVMALERIPADIRAAGGVSRMSDPAMIKGIQDAVSIPVMAKCRIGHFAEAQILEAIEIDYIDESEVLSPADDSYHIDKTQFSVPFVCGARNLGEALRRIAEGASMIRTKGEPGTGDVVQAVSHMRLINEEIAALAAKREDELFEAARTLGVSYDLIVYVHQNKRLPVVNFAAGGIATPADASLMMQLGAEGVFVGSGIFKSGDPAKRAAAIVQAVTNYKDAKRLAALSENLGEAMVGINKDEIEVLMAERGK encoded by the coding sequence ATGACAACGGAAACGACAAAAGGAAGCAACCGTTATGAATTGAACAAGGAACTGGCTCAAATGCTGAAAGGAGGCGTGATCATGGATGTAACGACGCCGGAACAGGCGAAAATAGCGGAAGCAGCCGGCGCTTGTGCCGTTATGGCGTTGGAACGGATTCCGGCAGACATTCGCGCCGCCGGCGGCGTATCGCGAATGAGTGATCCTGCCATGATCAAGGGAATTCAGGACGCCGTTTCGATACCAGTCATGGCGAAATGTCGCATCGGCCATTTTGCGGAAGCACAGATTCTGGAAGCGATTGAAATCGACTATATTGATGAAAGCGAAGTCCTGTCGCCGGCAGACGACAGTTATCATATTGATAAAACGCAGTTTTCCGTTCCCTTTGTCTGCGGCGCCCGCAACCTGGGGGAAGCCCTACGCCGTATTGCCGAAGGCGCGTCAATGATACGCACCAAAGGAGAACCGGGAACGGGGGATGTCGTCCAGGCTGTCAGCCACATGCGCCTGATCAATGAAGAAATCGCCGCTCTTGCCGCCAAACGGGAAGACGAACTTTTTGAAGCGGCCAGGACATTGGGCGTATCTTACGATCTGATCGTTTATGTTCACCAGAACAAACGTCTCCCTGTCGTCAATTTTGCTGCCGGCGGCATTGCAACACCGGCCGATGCATCGCTGATGATGCAGCTTGGCGCCGAAGGCGTCTTCGTCGGCTCGGGCATCTTTAAGTCCGGCGATCCTGCAAAGCGAGCCGCAGCAATCGTCCAAGCGGTAACTAACTATAAAGACGCGAAACGGCTGGCTGCTCTTTCCGAAAACCTTGGGGAAGCCATGGTCGGTATCAACAAAGACGAAATCGAAGTCCTCATGGCGGAACGGGGGAAATAA
- a CDS encoding PLP-dependent aminotransferase family protein, with amino-acid sequence MLTYVLDGNRSGCLYERLYNCIKEDILTQVLQAGEKLPSKRSLASHLQISTMTVETAYGQLLAEGYIYSVAKKGFYVSPFSNHGRISQRRAPQSLPVTKTAETVYFADFVSNEIQPEMFPFAAWTKTMRAVMAEEQEQLVRCTPAGGALALRLAICDHLRHFRGMYVEPEQVIVGAGTEYLYGLLIRFFGPERVYCLEDPGYAKMRMIYAYNNAACVYAGVSDDGIKMADVRRQLADVVHISPSHQFPTGLIMPIAKRYELLSWANECDGRHILEDEYDSEFRFTGRPIPTLFSIDASGKVIYMNTFSKSLSPTIRISYLVLPPELVLPFKEKLGFLSCTVSNFEQYTLARFMGDGFFERHLNHVRTAYRHKRDHLIRALKRSPLSKKTEIIEASAGLHFLLQADIEDADAQVIERCRKEGLRLTSLSQYYFNPLSQREHTFIINYSTLEETRIDEAVRKLCRAMLRC; translated from the coding sequence ATGCTTACCTATGTACTCGACGGGAACAGGTCAGGCTGTCTGTATGAACGGCTGTATAACTGCATTAAAGAGGATATTTTGACACAAGTTTTACAGGCCGGCGAAAAATTGCCGTCCAAGCGGAGTTTGGCTTCGCATCTGCAGATCAGCACGATGACTGTCGAAACCGCTTACGGGCAGTTGTTGGCTGAGGGATATATTTATTCTGTAGCAAAAAAAGGATTTTATGTTTCCCCATTTTCGAATCATGGCAGAATCAGTCAGCGACGCGCGCCGCAGTCGCTGCCGGTGACAAAGACGGCAGAAACGGTTTATTTTGCCGATTTTGTTTCCAATGAAATTCAGCCCGAAATGTTTCCTTTCGCCGCCTGGACAAAGACGATGCGCGCGGTCATGGCTGAAGAGCAGGAGCAGCTGGTGCGCTGTACTCCTGCCGGCGGCGCGCTCGCGCTGCGCCTGGCCATTTGTGATCATCTGCGCCATTTTCGCGGCATGTATGTCGAGCCCGAACAGGTCATCGTCGGCGCCGGTACGGAATACCTGTATGGTCTCCTGATTCGTTTCTTCGGGCCGGAACGGGTATATTGTCTGGAAGATCCCGGTTATGCCAAAATGCGCATGATCTACGCGTACAACAATGCCGCCTGCGTTTACGCCGGCGTTTCCGATGACGGTATCAAAATGGCCGATGTGCGGCGACAGCTGGCCGACGTCGTTCACATCAGCCCGTCGCATCAGTTTCCTACGGGGCTGATTATGCCCATTGCCAAGCGCTACGAATTGCTCAGCTGGGCCAACGAATGTGACGGTCGCCATATTTTGGAAGATGAATATGACAGTGAATTTCGTTTTACGGGCCGGCCGATTCCGACCTTATTCAGCATTGATGCTTCCGGCAAGGTTATCTATATGAATACCTTTTCCAAAAGCTTATCTCCGACGATCCGTATCAGCTATCTCGTATTGCCGCCGGAGTTGGTGTTGCCGTTTAAGGAAAAGCTTGGCTTCTTGTCCTGTACCGTTTCCAATTTCGAACAATATACGCTGGCCCGGTTCATGGGCGACGGCTTTTTCGAACGGCATTTGAATCATGTACGGACAGCTTACCGACATAAACGCGATCATTTGATCCGGGCCTTGAAACGAAGCCCGTTGTCAAAAAAGACGGAAATTATTGAAGCCAGTGCAGGGCTGCATTTTCTTCTTCAAGCGGATATTGAAGACGCTGACGCTCAGGTCATCGAACGTTGCCGGAAAGAAGGTTTGCGTCTGACAAGTCTTTCGCAATATTATTTCAATCCCCTTTCACAGCGGGAACATACATTTATCATTAATTATTCTACTTTAGAAGAAACCCGGATCGACGAAGCGGTGCGAAAACTTTGCCGCGCCATGTTGCGCTGCTGA